One Kryptolebias marmoratus isolate JLee-2015 linkage group LG21, ASM164957v2, whole genome shotgun sequence DNA segment encodes these proteins:
- the mtfr1 gene encoding mitochondrial fission regulator 1 isoform X2 has protein sequence MSKAHVPIQMDLLFPYNEDAGVLIGTRKKTSLVASLADIAWIDRDEEDDDDYLGRPQSGIPPGFVFRAQRPHPRRKPLTRQRSLPSLHQGASDPQGASATNDEAIQKISALETELAKLRAQIAQIVLAQEKTAQSAATTGAPPPPPSGTLPPCPPPPPPPPLPPPGLQRTFSAIDLIKERRGRKTNGPIALDSKATEIPSMLEILKDINKVKLRSVKSRSVEDEAQAKSQGPADAAALIAEALKRKFAHRYRRGSGQEDKEDFQLPVPEVKPQTEAPLFGQHMLKQTGKRKFL, from the exons CTTTTCCCGTACAACGAGGATGCTGGTGTCCTCATCGGCACCAGGAAGAAAACCAGCCTGGTAGCCTCACTTGCTGATATCGCCTGGATTGACAGGGAtgaagaggatgatgatgattacCTTGGCAGACCCCA GTCGGGGATCCCGCCGGGGTTCGTTTTTCGAGCCCAAAGGCCTCATCCTCGGAGAAAACCCCTCACGCGTCAGAGGTCACTACCCAGCCTGCACCAGGGCGCTTCGGACCCGCAGGGGGCATCGGCCACGAACGATGAGGCGATCCAGAAGATCAGCGCTTTGGAGACTGAACTCGCCAAACTCAGAGCTCAGATAGCTCAGATCGTCTTGGCTCAGGAAAAGACTGCACAGTCAG cTGCTACTACAGGGGCACCACCCCCTCCACCTTCTGGTACTCTTCCTCCTTGtcctcctcccccaccccctccacctcTACCACCACCAGGACTACAGCGGACATTTTCAGCCATCGATTTGATAAAAGAGCGCAGAGGAAGGAAGACAAATGGTCCGATAGCGCTAGACTCAAAGGCGACAGAAATCCCCAGCATGCTTGAAATCTTAAAGGACATCAACAAAGTTAAGCTGCGGTCTGTAAAAAG TCGGTCAGTGGAAGACGAGGCCCAGGCGAAGTCGCAGGGGCCAGCAGACGCTGCAGCGCTCATCGCTGAAGCCCTGAAGCGCAAGTTCGCTCATCGCTATCGACGAGGCAGCGGACAGGAAGACAAGGAAGACTTCCAACTTCCTGTCCCCGAGGTCAAACCTCAAACTGAAGCCCCTCTG TTTGGGCAGCACATGTTGAAACAGACTGGAAAGAGGAAGTTTCTGTGA